DNA from Variovorax sp. PBL-H6:
TGACCTGCCTCGAGCACGCCGACCACGACCAGGAGACCGACGACATGAGCGATCACTTTGCCGACGACGAACTGGCCCTTCTGCGCGAGCACGGCATCGTGCTCTTCGCCGAGCGGGTGATCTTCGATGCGCAGCCCCCGATGACAGTCGAGCAGATCGCGGCCGTGCAGGAGCGCTGCGCCGGGCCGCTCCCGCCCGAGCTGGTCTCGCTGTGGCAACGCACCGGCGGCGGTCGAATCGACTACGACCTGCACCTGCGTATCAACGGCTACGAAGAGGCCGTCAGCTGGGCCGAGCTGTTCTGGAAAGGCAGCGGCGCAGACCATGACCTCCAGGACTGGATCGAACACGAACAGCAGAACGCGCAGGCGGCGGCCGCGACCCGCGGGCAGCAGTGGGATGGCAAGCTCACTGCCCTGCCCTTCGGCGGCTTCGAGTCCAGCGACCGGGTCTATGCGGTGGTCGAGCAAGGCGCCGACTACGGCCACATCCTGGCCTGGAAGCAGGGCCTCCCCGAGGCCTGGGCGCACGCGATGCACGAGGATGGCATGACCACCATTGCGCACGACCTCCCTGCCGCCTTCGCCATGCTGCACCTGGACGAGGACCCGCTCGAGCCCGCGGGCGACTACTTCACGGGGCAGGCGCTGCTCGAATACCTCGACGAACGGCACCAGGCGCACGGCCTTGCGCTCGAGCTGGTGGACAAGCTGGTGGCCTTCTACCGCCGCGCGGTGGTCGACTGGCGCACGCCGCTGGCCGCGGGCACGCTGGGTGGCGACGCCGTGCTCTCACGCATTGCGCTGCGACACGCCGTTGCCACTGACGACCCGGCGCTGGTCGAGCGCCTCGCCGCCACCGGCGTCCCGCTCGACGGACCGCTGCAGGGCAGCGCACCGGCCACCGACCTGGCCCTTGCCCATGGCGCACACCATGCGGCGGAAGCGCTCGCGCGCGCGGGGGCGCCCGTGTCGCCCGACGCGCTCGACGCCATCGACAGCGCAGTCTCGCCCGAGCTGGTAGCGCTTCTGCTGGACCGCGGCGCCCAACCCAGCGCCACGGCGATCGCCGAATGCGTGGCCTGCGGCGCGCCCGCCGCTGCGCGAGTGATCGCCGACGCCTACCGGAAGCAACACGAGGACCTGCCGGCTGCCTTCGAGACGGTGCGCCAGGACATGCTGGCCGACCTGGAGCGCTCGCTGGCCGAAGTGCGCACCGGCAAGCGCAGCCACTATCTCGGTGCCGAGGGCCTGGCGGAGCGCGTCGATCACCTGCAGAGCTTCAGCCTCTGAGCCTTCACGCCCCGTAGAGCCAGGGCACGTCGAGCAAGCGCGGGCCCAGCAGCCGCAGCGCTGCGTCACGGCCCACGCGCACCAGGCCGGTCGCATGGAAGATCTCGCCGTTGCGCCGCGCCCGCGCCTGCACCTGCGCATTGCGTTCCCAGCGCCCTTGCGCGTAGTGCGCGAGACGCTGCGGCACCTCCTCGGCGCCGCAGCCGTCCAGCGCCTCGGCCAGCGCCACGCCGTCCTCGATCGCCATGCCGGCGCCTTGCGCGAGGTAAGGCAGCATCGGGTGCGCGGCATCGCCGACCAGCGCCACGCGCTCGCCGGCCATCTGCTCGGGACCGCTGAGCGGCGGGCGGTCGCACAGCGTCCAGGCCCGCCATGACGGCATTGCCTCCAGCAGCCGCTGCAGGCCGGTGTGCATGTGGCCGGTCGCGGCCTGCAGGGTGGCCAGGCTGCTGGCCTGGTCCCAGTCGCGTGCATCCCCGGTCGGCGCGGCCTCGGCCAACACCACGACGTTGAGCGCCTCGCCACGCCGAACCGGGTAGGCCACCGCATGGAGGCGTGGGCCGAGCCAGACGCTGATCTGCGTGCTGCGCAACGCGGCTGGCAATGCGGACTGCGCGATCAGCGCGCGCCACGCCGTATGGCCGGTCGCGCGCGGTGGCGATGCGTCCTCCACCAGGCGCGCGCGCACCGTGCTCCAAAGGCCGTCGGCGCCGACCAGCGCATCGCCTTCCCAAGCCCTGGTCGCGGTGCTCGCGACGCAGACCGCGCCCGCACGCGCCACGGCATCGGTGATGCGCGCGGCGGTGTTGAGGGTGACGGCGCCGGTGCCACGCACCGCTGCGAGCAGCACCGCATGCAGGTCGGCGCGATGGGCGCAGAGGTAGGGCGCACCATAGCTGCGCAACATCGCGTTGCCGAGCGGCAGGCGCGCGATTTCATCGCCGCGCACCGCGCTGCGCACGACCAGCGCCTCGGGCTTGGCGGCAATGCGCATCAGCGGCTCCCATACTTCCAGCATCTGGAGCCGGCGCGCGACGTTGGGCCCGAGCTGGATGCCCGCGCCGACCTCCGCGAAGGCCACGGCTTGTTCGAACAAGTCGATGCGATGGCGGCGTCGGGCCAACGCGAGGGCGCTGGCAAGGCCCGCAATGCCGCCGCCCGCGACCAGGATATGAGCGGCAGCCATCCCGCTCAGCGCGCGGTGCTGCTGCGCCTTGCTTGCGCCGAGGAGCCGGCCGGGGTGCCACAGCTGCCGCAGCTGTCGCACGAGCCGCATCCCGAAGTCCTGGAAAGCGAATCCGCGAGCCGGCGTGCGCGCTGCGCATCGACCAGGCCGGCGCGCTGCGAGCCCGAAGCGAGCCGAGCCGCCGCGGCGCGGCGCCAGCCGGCGGGCATCCAGCGCCAGAGGGCGTAGATCGCAGCCAGCGCGACGATCAGTCCGACGATGATGGGTTGCGTCATCTCATCCTCCTGTGAGTGCGAGGGCCAAACGATAGGTGATCCAGCACGCGACGTAGGCGAGCGCAAACAAGTAGGCTGCCATGATCCACACATAGCGCCACGATCCGGTCTCGCGCTTCACCGCCGCCAGCGTCGAGATGCATTGGGGCGCGAACACATACCAGACCAGCAGCGACAGCGCCGTGGCGAGCGACCAGCTGCCGGCAATCAGCGGCTCCAGCTGGCCCGCGACATCGTCGCCGGTCGCCGAGAGCGCGTACACCGTGCCGAGCGCGCCCACCGCCACCTCGCGCGCCGCCATGCCGGGCACCAGCGCGATGGAGATCTGCCAGTTGAAGCCGATGGGCGCGAAGAGGTGCTCCAGGCCGCGGCCGATGATGCCGGCCAGGCTGTACTGGATGGCCGGACCCGTCGCGCCCTCGGGCGGCGACGGAAAAGTGGACAGGAACCACAGCAGGATCGTCAATGTCAGGATGATGGTGCCCACCCGCTGGATGAAGATCCAGCCGCGCTCGTACAGGCCCAGCGCCAGGTTGCGCAGGTTCGGCCAACGATAGGCAGGCAGTTCCATCATCAGCGGGGAGCGCTGCTGAGAGCCTCGGAAGCGTTTCATCACCCACGCCACGGCCATGGCCGAGACGATGCCGAAGACGTACAGCGCGAACAGCACCACGCCCTGCAGGTTGAACACCCCGCCCACGGTTCGCGCCGGGATGAAGGCCGCGATCAGCAGCGCATAGACCGGCAGGCGCGCCGAGCAGGTCATCAGCGGCGCGATCATGATGGTCGTGAGCCGATCGCGCCAGTTGCTGATGGTGCGCGTGGCCATCACGCCGGGGATGGCGCAGGCGAAGCTCGACAGCAGCGGAATGAAGGAGCGGCCCGACAGCCCCACCGTGCCCATCACGCGGTCAAGCAGGAAGGCGGCGCGTGGCAGGTAGCCCGAGTCTTCGAGCGCCAGGATGAACAGGAACAGGATCAGGATTTGCGGCAGGAAGACGATCACGCCGCCCACGCCAGCGATGATGCCGTCCACCAGCAGGCTCTGCAGCATGCCCTCGGGCACCCACTGCTTGATCAGCTCGCCGAGGGCGCCCGTGGCGTCCTTGATGGCATCCATCGGCACGTTGGCCCAGCTGAAAACCGCCTGGAACATCAGGAACAGCGTCCCCGCCAGGACCAGCATGCCCCACAGCGGATGCATCACAACCCGATCGATGCGGTCGCTGGCGGCCAGGCTGCCCGCGGGCTCGCGCACCGCCGCGGCCAGGATGCGGCGCACCTCGCGCTGGGTGGCGAGCACGTCGTCCAGGGCTGGGGCTTGCCACGGCGCAGCCTGGGCGACCGCGACCGGCGCATCCAGCTGCGCCAGCAGGCCCTGCGCGCCGCCCGCGTGCACACCGACCGTCTCGATCACCGGAACGCCCAGCTCGGCCGCCAGCAGCGGCACGTCGATCTCGATGCCCTGCTTCTTCGCCATGTCGGTCATGTTGAGCGCCACCACCATCGGCAGGCCCAGGCGCCGGGCCTCGAGCACGAGGCGCAGGTTGAGCCGCAGGTTGGTGGCGTCGGTCACGCACACCAGCAGGTCGGGCAGCGCCTCGTCGCTCTTGCCGGTCACCACGTCGCGCGTGACGGCCTCGTCGGCCGACAGCGCATTGAGGCTGTAGGCCCCGGGCAGGTCGAGCACGGCCAGGCGCCGGCCGGACGGCGTGCGCAGCAGGCCTTCCTTGCGCTCGACCGTCACGCCGGCGTAATTGGCGACCTTCTGTCGGCTGCCGGTGAGCAGGTTGAAGAGCGCCGTCTTGCCGCAATTGGGATTGCCCAGCAGTGCGATGCGCCCCGGCGGCGCGGACGAGACGGCGGCGCCGGGTTGGAAGTGGAGGGTGGCCTCAGCCATGCTGCGTGCCTCCGGGCAGCACGCGCACCAGCGCTGCCTCGTGCCGCCGCAGCGCGAAAGTGGTGTGGCCAAGTCGCACGGCCAGCGGCTCGCGATTGGGCACCCCGCTGGCGACGATGCGGACCATCTCGCCAGGCACGAAACCGATCTCGGTCAGCCGGAGCACCAGGTCGCGCGCTTCCTTTTCTTCGGACCTCGCAACCTCGAGCACGGTGGCCCATTCATGACTGGGAAGCTGATCAAGGCTGATGGCGGCCTTCGCCGCCGGATTCATGGTGGTCACCCGAAGATCCAAAATCGACAAAATGAGAATTATTCTCGAAAACACGGACCTTGGGGCGAATCGGAATCAAAGTATCCCTGCCGGACGGACATCATCGGGTTGACGGCAGACCCGCAATCCGGCCCGCCGCCCGGCACTTCCATGAAAGCGGCCCCTTCCCGCGCACAAGGAAGACGGCTACTCCCACTCCCTGCTCCGCCGGGGCGAAGGCATCCGGCCCGTGCTGGACAGGCTATCGCAGCGGGCACGGAAGCGACTGAAGGAAAACGGCGCGCTCAGGCGGCCAGCAGTTGCCTCAGCACGAACGGGAGAATGCCGCCGTGCTTGTAGTAGTCGACTTCGATCGGCGTGTCGATGCGCAGCCGCACCGTCACCTCCTGGTGCGTGCCGTCGGCGCGGTGGACGACGATCTTCACGTCCATCTGCGGCTTGAGCTCGCCGCCGATCACCACGTCGATCTTCTCCTCGCCGGTGAGGCCCAGGCTCTCCCATGAATCGGCGCCGCGGAACTGCAGCGGCAGCACGCCCATGCCGACCAGGTTGGCGCGGTGGATGCGCTCGAAGCTTCGCGCCACGACGGCCTGGATGCCGAGCAATTGCGTGCCCTTCGCGGCCCAGTCGCGCGAGGAGCCGGTGCCGTACTCCTCGCCGCCGAAGATCACCGTGGGCGTGCCCTGCTCGATGTACTTCATGGCCGCGTCATAGATGAACATCTTCTCGCCGCCGGGCTGGAACAAGGTCACGCCGCCCTCCTCGCGCGAGCCGTCCGGGCCGGGAGGGATCATGAGGTTCTTGATGCGCACGTTGGCGAAGGTGCCGCGCATCATCACCTCGTGGTTCCCACGGCGCGAGCCGTAGCTGTTGAAGTCGGCCTTGGAAACGCCATGCGCCTTGAGCCAGATGCCGGCCGGCGAGCTTTCCTTGATGGCGCCGGCGGGCGAGATGTGGTCGGTGGTGATCGAATCGCCGAACAGGGCCATGATGCGCGCGCCGCTGAAGCCCGCATCCGACGCGTGCGGCTGCATCTTGAAGCCGTCGAAGAACGGCGGCTTGGCGATGTAGGTCGACGTCGGCCAGTCGTAAACCTGGCCCGGGGTGCCCTTGATGCTGCTCCACAGCTTCCCGGGGTTCTCCTGGATCTGCTCATAGTTCCTGCGGAAGGCCTTGGCGTTCATCGCGTAGCGCAGGTTCTCGTCGATCTCCCTGGAACTCGGCCAGATGTCGCCGAGGTACACGTCCCTGCCCTTCTTGCCCTTGCCCACCGGCTGAGTCATCAGGTCGACCATCACGTTGCCGGCGATCGCGTAGGCGACCACCAGCGGCGGCGAGGCCAGGAAGTTGGCCTTGAGGTTCGGATGAATGCGGGCCTCGAAGTTGCGGTTGCCCGAGAGCACGGCGGCAGCCACCAGGTTGTTCTTCGTGATCACCTCGTTGATCTCGGGCGCCAGGTCGCCTGCATTGCCGATGCAGGTAGTGCACCCGTAGCCCGCCAGGTAGAAGCCCAGCTTCTCGAGGTAAGGCAGGAGGCCCGCCTTCTCGAGGTACTCGGTCACGATGCGCGAACCCGGTGCCAGCGAGGTCTTCACGTGCGGCTTGACCTTCAGGCCCGCCTCCACCGCCTTCTTGGCCAGCAGGCCCGCTGCCAGCAGCACGCTGGGATTGGAGGTGTTGGTGCACGAAGTGATGGCAGCGATCAGCACGTCGCCGTTCCCGATGGTCACCGCGTTGTTCGGCGCATGGGCCGTGGTGGCGCCGACATGCGCGGCCTCGGCGGTCGGCTTGTTGGCGACCATCTCGACAACCGGCGCGGGCGCGCCGGGCCGAGGCTCGGTGGGCGCCTCCTCGGCCGTCTCGCCGTGCTGCGACAGCGGGTAGCGTGCCTTGAGCTTTTCAGCCGGCTGGTTGAAGCCGTTGGCCTCGTTCGGCTTGCTGTAGAGCTCGGAGAACTTCGTCGCGAGATGGCCGAGGTCGATGCGATCCTGCGGGCGCTTGGGGCCGGCCAGGCTGGGCGTGACAGTGCCGAGGTCGAGCTTGACGATCTTGGTGTAGTTGAGCTCGCCGGGCGCCGGCATGCCGAACAGGCCTTGCGCCTTGTAGTAGGCCTCGAAGCGCTCGATTTCCTTGTCGGTACGTCCGGTGCCGCGGAAATACTCGACAGTCCTCTCGTCGACGGGGAAGAAGCCCATGGTGGCGCCGTACTCGGGCGCCATGTTGCCAATGGTCGCGCGATCGGGAACGGGAATGGAGGCGGCGCCGGGCCCGAAGAACTCGACGAACTTGCCCACCACCTTCTCGCTGCGCAGGATGTTGGTGACGTAGAGCACCAGGTCGGTGGCCGTCACGCCCTCGCGCAGCTTGCCGCCGAGCTCGAATCCGACCACGTCGGGCGTGAGCATGTAGACCGGCTGGCCCAGCATGGCGGCCTCGGCCTCGATGCCGCCCACGCCCCACCCCACGACGCCGATGCCGTTGATCATGGTCGTATGGCTGTCGGTGCCCACCAGCGAATCGGGGTAATAGACCGGCGTGTCGCTCGTGTCCTGCGGGCTCTTGTAGACGCCGCGCGCGAAGTACTCGAGGTTGACCTGGTGCACGATCCCGAAGCCCGGCGGCACCACGCCGAAGGTGTCGAAGGCCTGCATGCCCCACTTCATGAATTGGTAGCGCTCGTTGTTGCGCTGGAATTCCAGCTTCATGTTGAGGTCGAGCGCCTTCGGCGTGCCGTAATAGTCCACCATGACCGAGTGGTCGACCACCAGGTCCACCGGCACCAGCGGCTCGATGGTCTTGGGCGACTTGCCGAGCGACTGCGCCACGCTGCGCATCGCGGCCAGGTCGGCCAGCAGCGGCACGCCGGTGAAGTCCTGCAGCACCACCCGGGTCACGACGAAGGGGATCTCGTCGGTGCGATCCGCGTTGGGCGCCCAGTTGGCGAGCTGCTCGACGTGCTCGGGCGCGACCTTCTTGCCGTCGCAGTTGCGCAGCACCGACTCGAGCACGATGCGGATCGAGACCGGCAGCTTGTCGACATTCGGGTATTGCCTGGCGAGTTCCTTGAGCGACCAGTATTTGCCGGCTTTGCCCGATGCCGTCTTGAAGGTCTTGAGCATGGGGGCGAAAGCGTGCGCCGGTTCTCTGGCCATGAGGAACTCCTTTGGATTCGTGGAAGGCACCTCAAAGATAGCAGGGTTCGATGACGAGGTCAGGCCCGAAGGATGATGACCTCGCAGGTCATGGTGGCCACGCGCAGCCTCACTACGATGACGGCCATGAGCCTGCATTCGACACCGCCCACCGCCGCCGATTCCTTCGGCACCCACCTGCGCCACTGGCGCCAGCACCGCCGACTCAGCCAGCTCGACCTGGCGCACGAGGCCCAGGTATCGACCCGGCACTTGAGCTATGTCGAGACCGGCCGCGCCGAGCCCAGCCGCGAGATGGTGCTGCGCCTCGCCGAGCGGCTGGAGGTGCCGCTGCGCGAGCGCAACACCTTGCTGGTGGCGGCCGGCTATGCGCCGATGTACCGCCAGCGTTCGCTGGACGACCCAGCGCTGGCGCCCGCCCGGCAAGCGGTGGACCTGGTGCTCAAGGGGCACGAGCCTTTCCCGGCACTGGCCGTCGACCGCCACTGGAACCTGGTGGCGCACAACGCACTGGTGCCCCTGCTGATGGAAGGCGCGGCGCCGGAGCTGCTGGCTGCGCCGGTCAACGTCTTGCGGCTCAGCCTGCATCCCGACGGGGTGGCGCCGCGCATCGCCAACCTGGGCCAATGGCGCGCCCACTTGCTGGAGCGGCTGCAGCAGCAGATCGCGGCCACCGGAGATGCAGCGCTGGTCGCGCTGCACGACGAGCTCGCGGCCTACCCCGCGCCGCGGGTCAGCCACGACACGCCGGCCAACAACAGCGAACTCGCCGGCGTGGCCGTGCCCTTCCAGTTCGTGACCCCACAGGGGGTGCTGAGCTTCATCAGCACGACCACCATCTTCGGCACGCCGGTGGACATCACGCTGCAGGAGCTGGCAGTGGAGTCGTTCTTTCCGGCGGATGCCTCGACTGCCGCCGCGCTGGCTGCGCTGGCCCAGCAAGCTGCAGGCTGACGACGGTCGGCGCCGGACGACAAGCGAACGCGGCCTTTCGCGTCGCGGTTCGCACCCCGCAGCGGTCTAGCGTGGCGGTCTTTCACTTCATCGGAGATGCCCATGCCCACGACCGACCAGCACGCCAAGCTCTGGGACCTGATCAAGGACACGCGCTACGGCATGCTGACCCACCGCCATGGCGATGGCCAGCTGCACAGCCACCCTCTCACCACCCAAAGCAAGAACCTGGAGGAAGGGGGGACGCTCTACTTCTTCATTCCCAGAGACGGCGAGATCGCCCGCCACATCGCGAGCGACCCAATGGTCAACGTGTCTTACGCCAACACGGACAAGGACAGCTACGTCTCCGTCGCCGGGCAGGCCACGCTCGTCGAGGATCAGGCCAGGAAGGAAGCACTTTTCAACACCATGTCCAAGGCCTGGTTTCCGCAAGGCCCCACCGACCCCAACCTCGGTCTGCTCGCGGTGAGCATCGTCGAGGCCGAGTATTGGGACGTGAAGGACAGCAAGATGGTCCAGCTCATGAAGATGGCCGCTTCGGCCGTCACCGGAAATCCGCCAAGGCAAATGGCGGAGCACGAGAAGGTCCGGGGCGGCTGACGCCAGGCGCGGGACACGCAAAAAAAACCCGCCTGGGCAGGCGGGCTGGTCTGGCGTGCCGACGCGTCAGGCGGCGACCTTGTCGGCGACTTCCGTGTACTCCTCGATCTTGTCGAAGTTGAGGTACTGGTAGATCTGGTCGCTCGACGCGTCGAGCACACCGGTGCTGGCCATGTACTCGTCCCTGGTCGGGATGCGACCCAGGCGAGAGCAGATGGCCGCCAGCTCGGCGCTGCCCAGGTACACGTTGGTGTTCTTGCCAAGACGATTGGGGAAGTTGCGCGTGCTGGTCGACATCACCGTCGCGCCCTCGCGCACCTGCGCCTGGTTGCCCATGCACAGCGAGCAGCCCGGCATCTCGGTGCGCGCGCCCGCGTTGCCGAACACGCCGTAGTGGCCTTCCTCTGTCAGCTGCTGCGCATCCATCTTGGTCGGCGGCGCGATCCACAGCTTGACGGGAATGTCGCGCTTGCCTTCGAGCAGCTTCGAGGCGGCGCGGAAGTGACCGATGTTGGTCATGCAGGAGCCGATGAAGACCTCGTCGATCTGAGCGCCGGCCACGTCCGACAGCGTCTTCACGTCGTCCGGATCGTTGGGACAGGCGACGATCGGCTCGTGGACGTCCGCGAGGTCGATCTCGATGACCGCAGCGTACTCGGCGTCGTCATCGCCCTTGAGCAGCTGCGGGTCCTTCAACCAGGCTTCCTGCGCCGCGATGCGCCGGGCGAGGGTGCGGCCGTCGGCATAGCCTTCGGCGATCATCCAGCGCATCAACGTGATGTTGCTGTTGATGTACTCGATGATCGGTTCCTTGTTCAGGTGCACCGTACAGCCGGCAGCCGAGCGCTCGGCCGAGGCGTCGCTCAGTTCGAAGGCCTGTTCCACCTTCAGGTCCGGCAGGCCTTCGATCTCGAGGATGCGGCCGGAGAAGACGTTCTTCTTGCCCTTCTTCTCCACGGTCAGCAGGCCCTGCTTGATGGCGTAGAGCGGAATCGCGTTGACCAGGTCGCGCAGGGTCACGCCCGGCTGCATCTTGCCCTTGAAACGCACCAGCACGGATTCGGGCATGTCCAGCGGCATCACGCCGGTGGCAGCCGCGAAGGCCACCAGGCCCGAACCGGCCGGGAAGCTGATGCCGATCGGGAAGCGCGTGTGGCTGTCGCCGCCGGTGCCGACGGTGTCGGGCGTGAGCAGGCGGTTGAGCCAGCTGTGGATCACGCCGTCTCCCGGACGCAGCGAGACGCCCCCGCGCGTCGAAATGAAGTCAGGCAGCTCGTGGTGCATCTTCACGTCGACCTTCTTCGGGTACGCCGCCGTGTGGCAGAAGGACTGCATCACGAGGTCGGCGCTGAAGCCCAGGCAGGCCAGGTCCTTGAGCTCGTCGCGCGTCATCGGGCCGGTCGTGTCCTGGCTGCCGACCGAAGTCATCTTCGGCTCGCAATAGGTGCCGGGGCGAACGCCCTGACCTTCGGGCAGGCCGCAGGCGCGGCCGACCATCTTCTGGGCCAGCGAGAAGCCCTTCCTGGTGTCGACGGGGCTGACTGGCAGGCGGAACAGCGTGGAAGCGGGCAAACCCAGCGCCTCACGCGCCTTCGCGGTGAGGCCGCGGCCGATGATCAGCGGAATGCGGCCACCGGCACGCACCTCGTCGAACAGCACCTCGCTCTTGACCTTGAATTCGGCGATGACCTTGCCGTCCTTCAGCGCCTTGCCCTCATAGGGGCGCAGTTCGACCACGTCGCCCATCTCCATCTGGCTCACGTCGAGCTCGATGGGCAGCGCACCGGCGTCTTCCATCGTGTTGTAGAAGATCGGCGCGATCTTGGTGCCGAGGCAGACGCCGCCGAAGCGCTTGTTGGGGATGAACGGGATGTCCTGGCCGGTGAACCAGAGCACCGAATTGGTGGCGCTCTTGCGCGACGAACCGGTGCCGACCACGTCTCCCACATAGGCAACCTGGTGCCCCTTCTCCTTCAGCGAGTCGATGAACTTGATCGGGCCGCGCTTGCCGTCTTCTTCCGGCACGAAGGGCGCGCCCTCGCGCTTGTTCTTGAGCATGGCCAGCGCATGCATCGGAATGTCCGGGCGCGTGGTGGCGTCCGGTGCGGGAGAGAGGTCATCGGTGTTGGTCTCGCCGGGCACCTTGAAGACAGTGACCGTGAGGCTCTGCGGCACCTCGGGACGGCTGGTGAACCACTCGGCATCGGCCCAGCTCTGCAGCACGGCCTTGGCGTGGGCGTTGCCCTTGTCGGCCTTTTCCTTGACGTCGTGGAACTGGTCGAACATCAGCAGGGTCTTCTTCAGCCCCTCGGCCGCGACGCCGCCGACCTCGGCGTCGTCGAGCAGATCGACCAGCGGGCCGATGTTGTAGCCGCCCAGCATGGTGCCCAGCAGTTCGGTGGCGTGCGCACGCGAAAGCAGCAGGCTCTTTTCGGTGCCATGTGCGACCGCCGCCAGGTAGCTTGCCTTGACCTTGGCCGCGTCGTCCACGCCGGCCGGCACGCGGTGCGTGATCAGGTTCAGCAGGAACTCGCCGTCCTTGGCAGTGGCGGTCTTCATCAGTTCGATGACTTCGCTGGTCTGCCTGGCCGACAGGGGCAGCGGCGGGATGCCAAGCGCGGCGCGCTCGGCGACATGGTCAACGTAGGCTTGCAACATTACTTCTCTTTTCCGAAATCAGGTACCGGTGTGGCGGCCGAAGCAAAGGCGGGCCGCCGGCGCCTTGTCTTGCTTACTTCTTGGGAGCGTCAGCGCCGTCGAACAGGCTCTTGGGCGGGTTCTTCTTCATGTCTTCGGCGACGGCTGTCTGCTCGTTGGCCTGGCATTCGTCGGCCAGCCGCAGGCCCTGCTTCTGGCTCATCAGCATCGACTTGTTGCCCAGCTGCAGCCACATGGCCTCGGCCTTGGGATCTTCGAGGCGAATCGCGCCCGTGCGGCTGTTGACGGGATGCATGAAGTACTTCGTGCTCCCGTGCGTGAGGACGAAGAAGCCGGGCTTCTTCTGGCTGCTCTCGATCGCCACGCTGGCGCCGAGTTCGCACTTGATGGTGCCGGTGAGCACGCGCTTGGAGACCTCCAGGTCTTCGGGCGAGAGGACAACGTCGGACTCTTCGCTGATGGGCTTGGCTTCTTCGATCTTCTTGATGACGCGCTTGGGCACCACCTTCTGCGTCACTTTCTTGGCCGACTTCGCGGCCCGCTCCTTGAGCGGCGGCTTGGCCGTGGAATCCTGGGCCAGCGCCGACAACGGCAGTGCGAGCGCGACGGCGGCGATCAGGGCAAACTTCTTCATGGGTGTCTGTTCCTTTGTGGAGGTGTGGTTTTCAGGAGGACGCCGCCGCAAACCATGCTTGGGCCTCCGGCGGCAGCGCACGGCCGGTGGCATGCGCTCGCGAAAGTACATGCCAGAAATGACGGTAGCTTGCGCGGTCGTGCAATGTGCCATCAAAACTGACCGGCGCCCAATCGGCAGCGGCGGCAGACGCTATGATTTTTGTAGCCATTTGAATCTGCCGCTCATCAGGCGCAAAGGCCTCGAGGATGGGGCGGATCTGGTTCGGATGGATGCTCCACATGCGCGTGTAGCCGAACTCGCCGGACGCTCTCCCGGCGGCGGCTCGCATTGCGTGAACGTCGTTGAACTCGGTCACCACGCAGTGCGAAGGCACCTTGCCGTGCGCGTGCGCGGCCGAGGCGATCTCGAGCTTGGCCCGCACCACCAGCGGATGCGTGAACTGGCCCGCCGCGCCCATGCCTTCGGCGGGAATCGCGCCGCCATGGGCCGACACAAAATCCATCAGGCCAAAGCTGAGCGACTGCACGCGCGGATGGGCCGCGATCTCGAAGGCCTGGTGCACGGCGTGCGGCGACTCGATCAACACGTGGAGCGGCAAGGCCTCTGCGCCCGCGGCATTGAGCGCCTGCACGGCCTCGCGCACGTCCTCGGCGGACTCGA
Protein-coding regions in this window:
- a CDS encoding aconitate hydratase, whose protein sequence is MAREPAHAFAPMLKTFKTASGKAGKYWSLKELARQYPNVDKLPVSIRIVLESVLRNCDGKKVAPEHVEQLANWAPNADRTDEIPFVVTRVVLQDFTGVPLLADLAAMRSVAQSLGKSPKTIEPLVPVDLVVDHSVMVDYYGTPKALDLNMKLEFQRNNERYQFMKWGMQAFDTFGVVPPGFGIVHQVNLEYFARGVYKSPQDTSDTPVYYPDSLVGTDSHTTMINGIGVVGWGVGGIEAEAAMLGQPVYMLTPDVVGFELGGKLREGVTATDLVLYVTNILRSEKVVGKFVEFFGPGAASIPVPDRATIGNMAPEYGATMGFFPVDERTVEYFRGTGRTDKEIERFEAYYKAQGLFGMPAPGELNYTKIVKLDLGTVTPSLAGPKRPQDRIDLGHLATKFSELYSKPNEANGFNQPAEKLKARYPLSQHGETAEEAPTEPRPGAPAPVVEMVANKPTAEAAHVGATTAHAPNNAVTIGNGDVLIAAITSCTNTSNPSVLLAAGLLAKKAVEAGLKVKPHVKTSLAPGSRIVTEYLEKAGLLPYLEKLGFYLAGYGCTTCIGNAGDLAPEINEVITKNNLVAAAVLSGNRNFEARIHPNLKANFLASPPLVVAYAIAGNVMVDLMTQPVGKGKKGRDVYLGDIWPSSREIDENLRYAMNAKAFRRNYEQIQENPGKLWSSIKGTPGQVYDWPTSTYIAKPPFFDGFKMQPHASDAGFSGARIMALFGDSITTDHISPAGAIKESSPAGIWLKAHGVSKADFNSYGSRRGNHEVMMRGTFANVRIKNLMIPPGPDGSREEGGVTLFQPGGEKMFIYDAAMKYIEQGTPTVIFGGEEYGTGSSRDWAAKGTQLLGIQAVVARSFERIHRANLVGMGVLPLQFRGADSWESLGLTGEEKIDVVIGGELKPQMDVKIVVHRADGTHQEVTVRLRIDTPIEVDYYKHGGILPFVLRQLLAA
- a CDS encoding helix-turn-helix domain-containing protein, whose product is MSLHSTPPTAADSFGTHLRHWRQHRRLSQLDLAHEAQVSTRHLSYVETGRAEPSREMVLRLAERLEVPLRERNTLLVAAGYAPMYRQRSLDDPALAPARQAVDLVLKGHEPFPALAVDRHWNLVAHNALVPLLMEGAAPELLAAPVNVLRLSLHPDGVAPRIANLGQWRAHLLERLQQQIAATGDAALVALHDELAAYPAPRVSHDTPANNSELAGVAVPFQFVTPQGVLSFISTTTIFGTPVDITLQELAVESFFPADASTAAALAALAQQAAG
- a CDS encoding pyridoxamine 5'-phosphate oxidase family protein; the encoded protein is MPTTDQHAKLWDLIKDTRYGMLTHRHGDGQLHSHPLTTQSKNLEEGGTLYFFIPRDGEIARHIASDPMVNVSYANTDKDSYVSVAGQATLVEDQARKEALFNTMSKAWFPQGPTDPNLGLLAVSIVEAEYWDVKDSKMVQLMKMAASAVTGNPPRQMAEHEKVRGG
- a CDS encoding bifunctional aconitate hydratase 2/2-methylisocitrate dehydratase; protein product: MLQAYVDHVAERAALGIPPLPLSARQTSEVIELMKTATAKDGEFLLNLITHRVPAGVDDAAKVKASYLAAVAHGTEKSLLLSRAHATELLGTMLGGYNIGPLVDLLDDAEVGGVAAEGLKKTLLMFDQFHDVKEKADKGNAHAKAVLQSWADAEWFTSRPEVPQSLTVTVFKVPGETNTDDLSPAPDATTRPDIPMHALAMLKNKREGAPFVPEEDGKRGPIKFIDSLKEKGHQVAYVGDVVGTGSSRKSATNSVLWFTGQDIPFIPNKRFGGVCLGTKIAPIFYNTMEDAGALPIELDVSQMEMGDVVELRPYEGKALKDGKVIAEFKVKSEVLFDEVRAGGRIPLIIGRGLTAKAREALGLPASTLFRLPVSPVDTRKGFSLAQKMVGRACGLPEGQGVRPGTYCEPKMTSVGSQDTTGPMTRDELKDLACLGFSADLVMQSFCHTAAYPKKVDVKMHHELPDFISTRGGVSLRPGDGVIHSWLNRLLTPDTVGTGGDSHTRFPIGISFPAGSGLVAFAAATGVMPLDMPESVLVRFKGKMQPGVTLRDLVNAIPLYAIKQGLLTVEKKGKKNVFSGRILEIEGLPDLKVEQAFELSDASAERSAAGCTVHLNKEPIIEYINSNITLMRWMIAEGYADGRTLARRIAAQEAWLKDPQLLKGDDDAEYAAVIEIDLADVHEPIVACPNDPDDVKTLSDVAGAQIDEVFIGSCMTNIGHFRAASKLLEGKRDIPVKLWIAPPTKMDAQQLTEEGHYGVFGNAGARTEMPGCSLCMGNQAQVREGATVMSTSTRNFPNRLGKNTNVYLGSAELAAICSRLGRIPTRDEYMASTGVLDASSDQIYQYLNFDKIEEYTEVADKVAA